A window of the Pseudomonas sp. B21_DOA genome harbors these coding sequences:
- the aceF gene encoding dihydrolipoyllysine-residue acetyltransferase, translating to MSELIRVPDIGSGEGEVIELFVKVGDRIEADQSILTLESDKASMEVPAPKAGVIKSLKVKLGDRLKEGDELLELEVEGAAEAAPAPAAAPAAKAEEKPAAAPAAAAPAAAPAAASVQQVHVPDIGSSGKAQIIEIQVKVGDSVEADQSLITLESDKASMEIPSPAAGVVKAISVKLNDEVGTGDLILDLEVAGAAAPAAAAPAQAAAPAAAAAPAPAAAPAAPAADSVQDIHVPDIGSAGKAKIIEVLVKAGDTVEADQSLITLESDKASMEIPSPAAGVVESVSIKLDDEVGTGDLILKLKVKGAAPAAAPAAPSAPAPAAAAPAAAAATPAAAPAAAPAKPGAKVHAGPAVRQLAREFGVELSAVGASGPHGRILKEDVQVYVKAMMQKAKEAPAAAGGATGGAGIPPIPVVDFSRFGEIEEVPMTRLMQVGAANLHRSWLNVPHVTQFDSADITELEAFRVAQKAVAEKAGVKLTILPLLLKTCAHLLKELPDFNSSLAPSGKAIIRKKYVNIGFAVDTPDGLLVPVIKNVDQKSLLQLAAEAASLAEKARTKKLSSDEMQGACFTISSLGHIGGTGFTPIVNAPEVAILGVSKATIQPVWDGKAFQPKLMLPLSLSYDHRVINGAAAARFTQRLGSLLGDIRTILL from the coding sequence GTGAGCGAACTCATTCGCGTACCTGACATCGGCAGCGGTGAAGGTGAAGTAATTGAACTGTTTGTGAAGGTCGGCGACCGCATCGAAGCCGACCAGAGCATCCTGACTCTGGAATCGGACAAGGCCAGCATGGAAGTGCCGGCCCCGAAAGCCGGCGTCATCAAGAGCCTGAAAGTGAAGCTGGGCGACCGTCTGAAAGAAGGCGACGAACTGCTCGAACTGGAAGTCGAGGGCGCTGCTGAAGCGGCCCCTGCGCCGGCCGCCGCACCTGCTGCGAAAGCCGAAGAGAAACCGGCTGCCGCCCCTGCTGCTGCCGCGCCTGCCGCTGCTCCTGCTGCCGCTTCGGTACAGCAAGTGCACGTGCCGGACATCGGTTCGTCGGGCAAGGCACAGATCATCGAGATTCAGGTCAAGGTCGGCGACAGCGTCGAAGCTGATCAATCGCTGATCACCCTGGAATCCGACAAGGCGAGCATGGAAATCCCGTCGCCTGCCGCTGGCGTGGTCAAGGCCATCAGCGTCAAGCTCAACGACGAAGTCGGCACTGGCGATCTCATTCTGGATCTGGAAGTGGCGGGTGCTGCGGCCCCTGCTGCGGCCGCTCCGGCTCAGGCTGCTGCGCCTGCTGCTGCCGCTGCGCCAGCCCCGGCTGCTGCTCCGGCCGCACCGGCCGCTGACAGCGTTCAGGACATCCACGTGCCGGACATCGGTTCGGCCGGCAAGGCGAAGATCATCGAAGTGCTGGTCAAGGCCGGCGACACCGTCGAAGCCGACCAGTCGCTGATCACCCTGGAATCCGACAAGGCCAGCATGGAAATTCCATCGCCTGCCGCTGGCGTGGTCGAAAGCGTTTCGATCAAGCTGGATGACGAAGTCGGCACTGGCGACCTGATTCTCAAGCTCAAAGTCAAAGGCGCGGCACCTGCTGCTGCCCCGGCTGCACCCAGCGCGCCGGCACCTGCCGCTGCTGCTCCGGCTGCCGCTGCCGCTACACCTGCCGCCGCTCCAGCCGCCGCACCGGCCAAGCCGGGCGCGAAGGTTCACGCCGGCCCTGCCGTGCGTCAACTGGCTCGTGAGTTCGGCGTCGAGCTGAGCGCCGTTGGCGCCAGCGGTCCGCATGGTCGCATCCTCAAGGAGGACGTGCAGGTTTACGTCAAGGCGATGATGCAGAAGGCCAAGGAAGCACCGGCCGCTGCTGGCGGCGCTACCGGTGGCGCGGGCATCCCGCCGATCCCGGTGGTCGATTTCAGCCGTTTCGGCGAAATCGAAGAAGTGCCGATGACCCGCCTGATGCAAGTCGGCGCGGCCAACCTGCACCGCAGCTGGCTGAACGTGCCACACGTGACGCAATTCGACTCGGCGGACATCACCGAGCTGGAAGCCTTCCGTGTAGCGCAAAAAGCCGTGGCCGAGAAGGCTGGCGTCAAGCTGACCATCCTGCCGCTGCTGCTCAAGACCTGCGCGCACCTGCTCAAGGAGCTGCCGGACTTCAACAGTTCGCTGGCGCCAAGCGGCAAGGCGATCATCCGCAAGAAATACGTGAACATCGGCTTCGCCGTCGACACTCCGGATGGCCTGCTGGTGCCGGTGATCAAGAACGTCGACCAGAAGAGCCTGCTGCAACTGGCGGCCGAAGCGGCTTCGCTGGCTGAAAAGGCCCGCACCAAGAAGCTGTCCTCGGACGAGATGCAAGGCGCCTGCTTCACCATTTCCAGCCTCGGTCATATTGGCGGCACCGGCTTCACGCCAATCGTCAACGCGCCGGAAGTGGCGATCCTCGGTGTTTCCAAGGCAACCATCCAGCCAGTCTGGGACGGCAAAGCCTTCCAGCCGAAGCTGATGCTTCCACTGTCGCTGTCCTACGATCACCGTGTGATCAACGGCGCTGCAGCTGCACGCTTCACCCAGCGTCTGGGCAGCCTGTTGGGCGACATCCGCACCATCCTGCTGTAA
- the glnE gene encoding bifunctional [glutamate--ammonia ligase]-adenylyl-L-tyrosine phosphorylase/[glutamate--ammonia-ligase] adenylyltransferase, which produces MTLPVLAELPAILLPLVSRSEQSFRTSVAALEDDHGLSSWTPERWAQFARVSAASEFVIEQSIRDPLMLLALVASGELDRPFAPGELRAQIAAAVNTAQSEDELGRALRRQRARHQVRIIWRDLTRQADLVQTCRDLSDMADATIDQAYQWLYSRHCEQFGTPTGRRSGEPQQMVILGMGKLGAVELNLSSDIDLIFAYPEGGETVGVKRSLDNQEFFIRLGQRLIKALDPMTVDGFVFRVDMRLRPYGSSGALVLSFNALEQYYQDQGRDWERYAMIKARVVAGDQVAGAQLLDMLRPFVYRRYLDFSAIEALRTMKQLIQQEVRRKGMADNIKLGSGGIREVEFIAQAFQLIHGGRDLSLQQRPLLKVLSTLEGQGYLPPAVVSELREGYEFLRYTEHAIQAIADRQTQMLPDSAQDQARIAFMLGFADWSAFHEQLMYWRGRVAWHFAQVIADPDEEEGSESEVVVGGEWLPLWEEEQDEEAACRQLQEGGFVDAGKALKALAGLRGSPQLRAMQRLGRERLDAFIPRLLAQAVEHDNPDLVLERVLPLVEAVARRSAYLVLLTENPGALRRLLTLCAASPWIAEQITRFPLLLDELLNEGRLFKPPLAPELAAELRERLTRIPEDDLEQQMEALRHFKLAHRLRVAASEIAGSLPLMKVSDYLTWLAEAILEQVLALAWRQTVAKYGTPLRTDGTLCDPGFIIVGYGKVGGIELGHGSDLDLVFIHDGDPQAETDGPKSIDGAQFFTRLGQRIIHLLTAQTNSGQLYEVDMRLRPSGASGLLVSSLGAFARYQENEAWTWEHQALVRARVLVGSQDVGQAFEKVRAQVLGKPRDLAKLQQEVSEMRAKMRDNLGTRSTAAGTAANAFDAGVPFDLKQDAGGIVDIEFMVQYAALAWSHSHPPLLRWTDNIRILEELEHEGLMPAEDASLLREAYKAYRSAAHRQALQKDAGVIAGDQFVEERQQVLRIWKELGLS; this is translated from the coding sequence ATGACCCTGCCCGTGCTTGCCGAACTGCCCGCCATTCTCCTGCCGTTGGTCAGCCGATCCGAGCAGTCGTTCCGTACGTCCGTCGCCGCCCTTGAAGACGATCACGGCCTGTCGAGCTGGACGCCGGAGCGCTGGGCGCAATTCGCCCGCGTCAGCGCTGCCAGCGAATTTGTCATTGAACAGAGCATTCGTGACCCTTTGATGTTGCTGGCGCTGGTGGCGTCCGGCGAACTCGATCGGCCCTTTGCGCCCGGCGAGTTGCGCGCACAGATCGCCGCCGCCGTGAACACCGCGCAGAGCGAAGACGAACTCGGCCGCGCCTTGCGTCGCCAACGCGCACGCCATCAGGTGCGGATCATCTGGCGCGACCTGACCCGCCAGGCCGATCTGGTGCAGACCTGCCGCGACCTCTCGGACATGGCCGACGCCACCATCGATCAGGCTTATCAATGGCTTTACAGCCGTCATTGCGAGCAATTCGGCACGCCGACCGGTCGGCGCAGTGGTGAGCCGCAGCAGATGGTCATCCTCGGCATGGGCAAGCTCGGCGCGGTCGAGCTGAATCTGTCTTCCGACATCGACCTGATCTTCGCCTACCCCGAAGGCGGCGAAACCGTCGGCGTGAAACGCTCGCTGGATAATCAGGAATTCTTCATCCGCCTCGGCCAGCGTCTGATCAAGGCACTCGACCCGATGACGGTCGACGGCTTTGTTTTCCGTGTCGACATGCGCCTGCGCCCATACGGATCGTCCGGTGCGCTGGTGCTCAGCTTCAACGCGCTGGAGCAGTATTACCAGGATCAGGGCCGCGACTGGGAACGCTACGCGATGATCAAGGCGCGGGTGGTGGCTGGCGATCAGGTGGCCGGCGCGCAGTTGCTCGATATGCTCCGGCCGTTCGTTTATAGGCGCTATCTGGACTTCTCGGCGATCGAAGCGCTGCGCACCATGAAGCAGTTGATCCAGCAGGAAGTGCGGCGCAAGGGCATGGCCGACAACATCAAGCTCGGTTCCGGCGGCATTCGTGAGGTCGAGTTCATCGCTCAGGCCTTTCAACTGATCCATGGTGGCCGCGACCTGAGCCTGCAACAGCGTCCTCTATTAAAGGTGCTGAGCACGCTGGAAGGGCAAGGCTATCTGCCGCCGGCGGTGGTCAGCGAATTGCGCGAGGGTTACGAGTTTCTGCGTTACACCGAACATGCCATTCAAGCGATTGCCGACCGCCAGACGCAGATGCTGCCGGACAGCGCTCAGGATCAGGCGCGGATAGCCTTCATGCTGGGCTTCGCCGATTGGTCGGCGTTCCATGAACAACTGATGTACTGGCGCGGGCGCGTGGCCTGGCATTTCGCCCAGGTGATCGCCGATCCCGATGAGGAAGAGGGCAGCGAAAGCGAAGTGGTGGTCGGTGGTGAGTGGCTGCCGCTGTGGGAGGAAGAACAGGACGAAGAGGCCGCGTGCCGGCAGTTGCAGGAAGGCGGTTTCGTCGATGCCGGCAAAGCCCTGAAAGCGCTGGCCGGTTTGCGCGGCAGTCCGCAACTGCGCGCGATGCAGCGGCTGGGACGCGAACGTCTGGATGCGTTCATTCCGCGACTGCTTGCGCAAGCAGTGGAGCATGACAATCCCGATCTGGTACTCGAGCGCGTGCTGCCGCTGGTGGAAGCGGTGGCGCGGCGCTCGGCGTATCTGGTGTTGCTCACGGAAAACCCCGGTGCGCTGCGCCGCCTGCTGACCCTGTGTGCGGCGAGCCCGTGGATTGCCGAGCAGATCACGCGCTTCCCGCTGCTGCTCGACGAATTGCTCAACGAAGGTCGGCTGTTCAAGCCGCCGCTGGCGCCGGAACTGGCGGCCGAGTTGCGCGAACGCCTGACGCGAATTCCCGAAGACGACCTCGAGCAGCAAATGGAAGCCCTGCGCCACTTCAAACTGGCGCACCGCTTGCGCGTCGCCGCCTCGGAAATTGCAGGCAGCCTGCCGCTGATGAAAGTCAGCGATTACCTGACCTGGCTGGCCGAAGCGATTCTCGAACAGGTGCTCGCCCTGGCCTGGCGGCAGACCGTGGCCAAGTACGGCACGCCGCTGCGCACCGACGGCACGCTGTGCGATCCCGGCTTCATCATTGTCGGTTATGGCAAAGTCGGCGGTATCGAACTGGGGCATGGTTCCGATCTGGATCTGGTGTTCATCCATGACGGCGATCCGCAGGCGGAAACCGATGGGCCGAAATCCATCGACGGCGCGCAGTTCTTCACGCGTCTGGGGCAGCGGATCATTCACCTGCTCACGGCGCAGACCAACTCCGGCCAGCTCTATGAAGTGGATATGCGCCTGCGTCCGTCCGGCGCTTCCGGGCTGCTGGTGAGTTCTCTCGGCGCGTTCGCTCGCTATCAGGAAAATGAAGCCTGGACGTGGGAGCATCAGGCTTTGGTGCGCGCGCGGGTGCTGGTGGGCAGCCAGGATGTTGGCCAGGCCTTCGAGAAAGTCCGCGCGCAGGTGCTGGGCAAGCCTCGGGATTTGGCCAAACTGCAGCAGGAAGTCAGCGAGATGCGTGCCAAGATGCGCGACAACCTCGGCACCCGCAGCACCGCGGCCGGCACGGCGGCGAATGCGTTCGACGCGGGCGTGCCGTTCGATCTCAAGCAGGACGCCGGAGGTATCGTCGATATTGAATTTATGGTGCAATACGCGGCCCTGGCGTGGTCACACAGCCATCCGCCACTGCTGCGCTGGACCGATAACATCCGCATTCTGGAAGAGCTGGAGCACGAAGGGCTGATGCCCGCCGAAGATGCCAGTCTGTTGCGCGAGGCCTACAAGGCCTACCGCTCCGCCGCCCACCGGCAGGCCTTGCAGAAGGACGCCGGGGTGATAGCCGGGGATCAGTTTGTCGAAGAGCGGCAACAGGTGTTGCGGATCTGGAAAGAGTTGGGGCTAAGCTGA
- the rlmJ gene encoding 23S rRNA (adenine(2030)-N(6))-methyltransferase RlmJ, with protein sequence MNYRHAFHAGNHADVFKHLTLTRLIALMSRKEQPFAYLDSHAGIGLYDLQGDQANRTGEYLEGIARLWDQPDLPALTADYMKVLHEMNPDGQLRYYPGSPELARRLTRPQDRVMLNEKHPEDGVLLKDNMAGDRRVKVHLGEGWHVARAMLPVQEKRAVMLIDPPFEQLDEMQRCAASMKEAIGRMRQTVAAIWYPVKDQRALRRFYQDLAGTGAPKLLRVELLVHPLDTPNSLNGSGLAIANPPWGLEEELRELLPWLSKKLGQTQGGWQMDWLIAE encoded by the coding sequence ATGAATTATCGTCACGCCTTCCATGCCGGCAATCACGCCGATGTGTTCAAACACCTGACCTTGACCCGCCTCATCGCTCTGATGTCGCGCAAGGAGCAGCCGTTTGCCTATCTCGACAGCCACGCGGGCATTGGTCTGTATGACTTGCAGGGTGATCAGGCCAATCGCACCGGCGAGTATCTGGAAGGCATTGCGCGGTTGTGGGATCAGCCGGACCTGCCGGCGCTGACTGCCGACTATATGAAGGTGCTACACGAGATGAACCCGGATGGCCAGTTGCGCTATTACCCGGGTTCGCCGGAGCTGGCGCGGCGCCTGACGCGGCCGCAGGATCGGGTGATGCTCAACGAGAAGCACCCCGAAGATGGCGTGTTGCTCAAGGACAACATGGCCGGCGACCGTCGGGTAAAAGTGCATCTGGGCGAGGGCTGGCACGTGGCGCGGGCGATGTTGCCGGTGCAGGAAAAGCGCGCGGTGATGCTGATCGATCCGCCGTTCGAGCAACTCGACGAGATGCAGCGTTGCGCGGCGTCGATGAAAGAAGCCATCGGCCGCATGCGCCAGACCGTGGCTGCGATCTGGTATCCGGTGAAGGATCAGCGTGCACTGCGGCGTTTCTATCAGGACCTGGCAGGCACGGGTGCACCGAAGTTGTTGCGTGTGGAGCTGCTGGTGCATCCGCTGGACACGCCGAACAGCCTGAACGGTTCCGGGCTGGCGATCGCCAATCCGCCGTGGGGGCTGGAAGAAGAATTGCGTGAGTTGCTGCCGTGGTTGTCGAAGAAGCTGGGGCAGACTCAGGGTGGCTGGCAGATGGATTGGTTAATAGCGGAATGA
- the msrA gene encoding peptide-methionine (S)-S-oxide reductase MsrA, with protein sequence MVLRSEILVNKNVLPTKEQALPGRETPMTLPEKHFVFEDTPLLGPFFQDVDFAIFGLGCFWGAERRFWQREGVVSTVVGYAGGFTPNPTYEEVCSSLTGHAEVVLVVYDKAQVSYEELLAMFWELHNPTQGMRQGNDIGTQYRSVIYATTPEQLDAALKSKDVYQAELAKAGLGEISTEIDQAPTVYFAEAYHQQYLAKNPEGYCGIGGTGVCMPS encoded by the coding sequence ATGGTTCTGCGCTCGGAAATTCTGGTGAACAAAAACGTGCTTCCAACCAAAGAACAAGCCCTGCCCGGCCGCGAAACCCCGATGACCCTGCCGGAAAAACACTTCGTCTTCGAAGACACCCCGCTGCTCGGTCCATTCTTTCAGGACGTCGACTTTGCAATCTTCGGTCTGGGTTGCTTTTGGGGCGCGGAACGACGCTTCTGGCAGCGCGAAGGCGTAGTCAGCACCGTGGTAGGTTACGCCGGCGGCTTCACGCCGAACCCGACGTACGAAGAAGTCTGCTCGAGCCTGACCGGCCACGCCGAAGTGGTATTGGTGGTGTATGACAAGGCTCAAGTGAGTTACGAAGAACTGCTGGCGATGTTCTGGGAACTGCACAACCCGACTCAGGGCATGCGTCAGGGCAACGACATCGGCACTCAGTACCGCTCGGTGATCTACGCGACCACCCCGGAGCAACTGGATGCAGCACTGAAAAGCAAAGACGTGTATCAGGCGGAACTGGCCAAGGCCGGTCTGGGTGAAATCAGCACCGAGATCGACCAGGCGCCGACCGTGTACTTTGCCGAGGCTTATCACCAGCAGTATCTGGCGAAGAACCCTGAAGGTTACTGCGGGATTGGCGGCACCGGCGTGTGCATGCCGAGCTAA
- the aceE gene encoding pyruvate dehydrogenase (acetyl-transferring), homodimeric type: MQDLDPVETQEWLDALESVLDKEGEDRAHYLMTRMGELATRSGSQLPYAITTPYRNTIPVTHEARMPGDLFMERRIRSLVRWNAMAMVMRTNLRDSDLGGHISSFASSATLYDIGFNYFFQAPTDEHGGDLIYFQGHTSPGVYARAFMEGRITEDQMNNFRQEVDGQGLSSYPHPWLMPDFWQFPTVSMGLGPIQAIYQARFMKYLEHRGFIQPGKQKVWCFLGDGECDEPESLGAISLAGREKLDNLIFVINCNLQRLDGPVRGNGKIIQELEGVFRGAQWNVTKVIWGRFWDPLLAKDVDGILQRRMDEVIDGEYQNYKAKDGAFVREHFFNTPELKAMVADLSDDEIWKLNRGGHDPYKVYAAYHEAVNHKEQPTVILAKTIKGYGTGAGEAKNTAHNTKKVDVESLKLFRDRFDIPVKDEELENLPFFKPEPNSAEGRYLAERRAALGGFVPQRRAQSFSVPTPDLDTLKAILDGSGDREISTTMAFVRILAQLVKDKEIGPRIVPIIPDEARTFGMEGMFRQLGIYSSVGQLYEPVDKDQVMFYKEDQKGQILEEGINEAGAMSSFIAAGTSYSSHNQPMLPFYIFYSMFGFQRIGDLAWAAGDSRTRGFLIGGTAGRTTLNGEGLQHEDGHSHLLAATIPNCRTYDPTYGYELAVIIQDGMKKMTEEQQDIFYYITVMNESYQQPAMPAGAEEGIKKGMYLLEEDTRDAAHHVQLMGSGTILREVREAAKILREEFNIGADVWSVTSFNELRRDGLAVERSNRLKPGQKPQLSYVEECLNGRKGPVIASTDYMKLFAEQIRQWVPSKEFKVLGTDGFGRSDSRKKLRHFFEVDRHFVVLAALEALADRGDIEPKVVAEAIVKFGIDPEKRNPLDC; encoded by the coding sequence ATGCAAGACCTCGATCCCGTCGAAACCCAGGAATGGCTGGACGCCCTGGAATCGGTTCTCGACAAAGAAGGCGAAGACCGTGCTCACTATCTGATGACCCGTATGGGCGAACTCGCGACCCGCAGCGGCTCGCAGCTCCCTTACGCGATCACCACGCCTTACCGCAACACGATCCCCGTTACCCACGAAGCACGCATGCCTGGCGACCTGTTCATGGAACGCCGCATTCGCTCGCTGGTACGCTGGAACGCGATGGCCATGGTAATGCGCACGAACCTGCGAGATTCGGACCTGGGTGGTCACATCTCCAGCTTCGCTTCCAGTGCGACCCTGTATGACATCGGCTTCAACTATTTCTTCCAGGCCCCGACCGACGAACACGGCGGCGACCTGATCTACTTCCAGGGCCACACCTCGCCAGGCGTTTACGCCCGCGCATTCATGGAAGGCCGCATCACCGAAGACCAGATGAACAACTTCCGTCAGGAAGTCGATGGTCAAGGCCTGTCGTCCTATCCGCACCCTTGGCTGATGCCTGACTTCTGGCAGTTCCCGACCGTATCGATGGGTCTGGGTCCGATCCAGGCGATCTACCAGGCGCGCTTCATGAAGTACCTGGAGCACCGTGGTTTCATCCAGCCGGGCAAACAGAAGGTCTGGTGCTTCCTGGGCGACGGCGAGTGCGACGAGCCGGAATCCCTGGGCGCGATCTCCCTGGCCGGCCGCGAGAAGCTGGACAACCTGATCTTCGTCATCAACTGCAACCTGCAGCGCCTCGACGGCCCGGTTCGCGGCAACGGCAAGATCATTCAGGAACTCGAAGGCGTGTTCCGCGGTGCACAATGGAACGTAACCAAAGTCATCTGGGGCCGTTTCTGGGACCCATTGCTGGCCAAGGACGTCGACGGCATCCTGCAGCGTCGCATGGACGAAGTCATCGACGGCGAATACCAGAACTACAAAGCCAAAGACGGCGCGTTCGTTCGCGAGCACTTCTTCAACACGCCTGAACTCAAGGCAATGGTTGCCGATCTGTCCGACGACGAGATCTGGAAACTCAACCGTGGCGGCCACGACCCGTACAAGGTCTACGCGGCGTACCACGAAGCGGTCAACCACAAGGAACAACCGACCGTCATCCTCGCCAAGACCATCAAGGGTTATGGCACCGGTGCCGGCGAAGCGAAGAACACCGCGCACAACACCAAGAAGGTCGACGTCGAGAGCCTGAAGCTGTTCCGCGATCGCTTCGATATCCCGGTCAAGGACGAAGAGCTGGAGAACCTGCCGTTCTTCAAGCCAGAGCCGAACAGTGCCGAAGGCCGCTACCTGGCCGAGCGTCGCGCTGCATTGGGCGGCTTCGTGCCACAACGCCGTGCGCAGAGCTTCAGCGTACCGACTCCGGATCTGGACACCCTCAAAGCCATCCTCGACGGCTCGGGCGACCGTGAAATTTCCACCACCATGGCCTTCGTGCGGATCCTCGCGCAACTGGTCAAGGACAAGGAAATCGGTCCGCGCATCGTCCCGATCATCCCGGACGAAGCCCGTACCTTCGGTATGGAAGGCATGTTCCGTCAGCTGGGTATCTACTCCTCCGTCGGCCAGCTCTACGAGCCAGTCGATAAAGACCAGGTGATGTTCTACAAGGAAGACCAGAAAGGTCAGATCCTTGAAGAAGGCATCAACGAAGCAGGCGCCATGAGCTCGTTCATCGCTGCCGGTACTTCGTACTCCAGCCACAACCAGCCGATGCTGCCGTTCTACATCTTCTACTCGATGTTCGGCTTCCAGCGTATCGGCGACCTGGCCTGGGCCGCTGGCGACAGCCGTACCCGTGGCTTCCTGATCGGCGGCACCGCCGGCCGTACCACCCTGAACGGTGAAGGTCTGCAGCACGAAGACGGTCACAGCCACCTGCTGGCCGCGACCATCCCGAACTGCCGCACCTACGATCCGACCTACGGCTACGAGCTGGCGGTGATCATTCAGGACGGCATGAAGAAGATGACCGAAGAGCAACAGGACATCTTCTACTACATCACCGTGATGAACGAGTCGTACCAGCAGCCAGCCATGCCGGCCGGTGCCGAAGAAGGCATCAAGAAAGGCATGTACCTGCTCGAGGAAGACACTCGCGATGCGGCGCACCACGTTCAGCTGATGGGCTCCGGTACCATCCTGCGCGAAGTGCGTGAAGCGGCGAAGATCCTGCGTGAAGAGTTCAACATCGGCGCTGACGTGTGGAGCGTTACCAGCTTCAACGAACTGCGTCGCGACGGCCTGGCCGTAGAACGCAGCAACCGTCTCAAGCCTGGCCAGAAGCCTCAGCTGAGCTACGTCGAAGAGTGCCTGAACGGCCGTAAAGGTCCGGTCATTGCCTCTACCGACTACATGAAGCTGTTCGCCGAGCAGATCCGTCAGTGGGTACCGTCCAAGGAATTCAAAGTCCTGGGCACCGACGGTTTCGGCCGCAGCGACAGCCGCAAGAAACTGCGTCATTTCTTCGAAGTCGACCGTCATTTCGTGGTGTTGGCAGCCCTGGAAGCACTGGCTGACCGTGGTGATATCGAACCTAAAGTCGTGGCTGAGGCCATCGTCAAGTTCGGCATCGACCCGGAAAAACGCAACCCACTGGACTGCTGA
- the waaF gene encoding lipopolysaccharide heptosyltransferase II, protein MNILIVGPSWVGDMVMAQTLFQCLKQRHPQCAIDVLAPEWSRPILERMPEVRKALSFPLGHGALELATRRRIGKSLRGQYDQAILLPNSLKSALVPFFAGIPKRTGWRGEFRYGLLNDVRTLDKQRYPLMIERFMALAYEANAELPKPYPRPSLQIDPVTREAALAKFGLSLDRPVLALCPGAEFGESKRWPSEHYAKVAEARIREGWQVWLFGSKNDHAVGEDIRARLIPGLREESVNLSGGTSLAEAIDLLSCADSVVSNDSGLMHVAAALNRPLVAVYGSTSPGFTPPLAEQVEIVRLGIECSPCFDRTCRFGHYNCLRQLMPDAVNDALQKLQGSVIEVH, encoded by the coding sequence ATGAATATTCTGATCGTTGGGCCCAGTTGGGTCGGTGACATGGTGATGGCGCAGACACTGTTTCAGTGTCTCAAACAGCGCCACCCGCAATGCGCAATCGACGTGCTGGCGCCCGAATGGAGCCGGCCGATCCTCGAACGCATGCCCGAAGTGCGCAAGGCCTTGAGCTTCCCGCTCGGCCACGGCGCGCTGGAACTGGCGACGCGTCGGCGCATCGGCAAATCCCTGCGCGGCCAGTACGATCAGGCGATCCTGCTGCCCAATTCGCTGAAATCGGCACTGGTGCCATTTTTTGCCGGCATCCCGAAACGTACCGGTTGGCGCGGCGAATTCCGCTATGGCCTGCTCAACGACGTGCGTACCCTCGACAAACAACGCTATCCGCTGATGATCGAGCGCTTCATGGCCTTGGCCTATGAAGCGAACGCTGAGTTGCCGAAGCCGTATCCGCGCCCGAGCCTGCAAATTGACCCGGTCACCCGCGAAGCCGCTTTGGCCAAATTCGGCCTGAGCCTCGATCGCCCGGTCCTGGCCCTGTGCCCTGGCGCCGAGTTCGGCGAATCCAAGCGCTGGCCGTCCGAGCACTACGCCAAGGTCGCCGAAGCGCGCATTCGCGAGGGCTGGCAGGTGTGGCTGTTCGGCTCGAAAAACGATCACGCGGTCGGCGAGGACATTCGTGCCCGGCTGATCCCGGGCCTGCGCGAAGAATCGGTCAACCTCAGCGGCGGCACTTCTTTGGCCGAGGCCATCGACCTGCTGTCCTGTGCTGATTCGGTTGTCTCTAACGATTCCGGCCTGATGCACGTCGCTGCGGCATTGAATCGCCCGCTGGTCGCGGTCTATGGCTCGACCTCGCCGGGCTTCACCCCGCCGCTGGCCGAGCAGGTCGAGATCGTGCGCCTGGGCATCGAATGCAGCCCTTGCTTCGATCGCACCTGCCGTTTTGGCCATTACAACTGCCTGCGTCAGCTGATGCCGGACGCGGTCAACGATGCCTTGCAGAAGTTGCAGGGCTCCGTGATCGAGGTTCATTAA